TTTCAAGAGCTAATATTAATTTATGTTTACTTGTGGGAAGTAAACGAGAGGGATCACCATTTGCGATAACTGCATAGACATCCAGATTAATAGCTTCTACTTGTATTAATTCATCCCCTAAACAAGCTATCCAGCCCAATAATCCTCTTAACTCCGTTCTTACTACATTATTAGGCGCTATAATAGAGAAACAACGTCTTAATGTTATTTGATCTTTTGGCTCTTTAATTCTTCTGATTAAGTAATTAGCAGCACAATACTCAGCAACTATTCTGTGTACTGGTTCGTAACAATTAAAGTTATCTGCTTGTTTAAACAGACCTGTATCTAAAATTTGTTTTAGGTCAGATTTAGATATTATTGGGCTAAGAGAATTTAAATGGGGGAATTCCTCTGATTGCTCTTGTTCAGATAAAGAGACCCCCGATATACCTGCAAGTAACAATTTAGCAAATACTTCTTCTGTAAATGTTATTAACTGATCCGTTGTACATCTATTCTTTTTAGGTACTTCTGGATTATGCTCTTTTGCAAGATCTTTTACAGCGTTTGCAAAAACTTCAGCTTTTGAACCAAATGTTTTAGTTTCTCTATAAGCAGATATAAATAGCTTTAAAAATTGAGGATTATTCGTTAGCCCGTGTAAATCCAATTTTGCTAACTGATCACTAAAATCTTTAAAATCCGCATTATTACAATGATGATTAAAAAAAAGTTGTTGTTCCTGTTGATCTAAAGGGGTTAAGTAAAAAGTTTCTATTTGTTCAGGTTTAATCTCTAAATAATCACAGATTAAACCCTGATTACGTTCATTTTCCCACTCACTCCCTCTACTAGATAGAATAACAATATTAGGAGATTGTTTATCTATCTTTACCAATAGGGTATCTATTGCAGATTGACCATCCAATTTAGATACTTCATCAAAACCATCTATTATCAATACTTCTTGTTTATCTACAGTAGCCTTATTTTTAAAAACATTAGCTCTATATCGGTTAGTGTTATATTGATTTGCAAGACTAGAAAGAAGAGTTGTTTTACCTGCTCCAGGTTCAGCTAATATTATAATAAACTTATAAGGAGTTTCTTGAGTAAATACTTGAGATTGAGGTATAGATTCATTATCTTTTTTTCTTAATATTCTTTGAATATAAAAATCAGGCATAGCTACTACTTACCTCTAGCGCTTTTTCCAGCTTCTCAGCAAAATAAGAATTATCCCCATGCGTCATCACTAAATACTTAGTAGCTCTAGTCATAGCTACATAAAGTATTCTGGCTTCCTCTTCCTTTGTTTCTTCGTATTTAGCGGGTGTTCCTACTGCTGGTATGCATACTAGTGGGAATTCTAAGCCTTTACTGGCATGCATGGTCATTAGGTTAATACCTGGTTGATCTTTCTTTTCTTTAATGGGAATGCCCCGTTTTTGGCAGCTTTTAGTGATTTGTTCTGCCATATAGTTCCAGCGATAGATAATGCCCATGTCTTGCCAAGGCATTCCTGCTTGGTTATGTTCTATCAGGATATCAGCTATGCGTTCACATTCTTGGTAGAATTTGGGCAGTTTTATTAATAGCGGCATTGGTCCATGAGTACCTGCTCCTACTGGTTCTATTACAGGTGGCTGGTCTTCGTCTCTTTCCTCTGCATGTAGTAATTCTTCAGCAAAGGTTTTGGCTACAGTGAGTATTTCTACAGTATTACGGTAATTTAGTTTTAAAACAGTGGTGCGCCCCCTAGCTTGAATACCTAGTTGGGAGAAGACAATTTTCTTTTTCTTTTGGTAGATAGATTGGGCATCATCATAGAGTACTAGTAAGGCATTACTTTCTGGATTTATCATTTGTACAATGAGTTTGAACCATTCATCCTTAAAGTCATGGCCTTCATCTATCAATATGGCATCATATTGACCACTGGGTATGAGTTTTCTATCGACATTTTCTATTACTCGCTGTACACACTCAGCATGAAATTGTTTTGTACCTTCAGGAGTCTTATCATTTTTATTAGGTAAGGGAATACCATAAGCCGTTAGCTGACGATTGCACCATTGATGGAAGTTCATGGTCTGGACTTTTTCATTAAGTCCTTTGTTGATCATGTTTTGTTCTAGAGTTTCAGCTAATTTACGATTAAAACAAAGAATCAGTATGGGTCTTTTAACAAGGGAAGCGAGATATTGTGCTCGATAACCCAGTATCATGGTTTTACCTGATCCTGCTACCCCATGAATAATACGGTGTCCTTCTCCTAAACTACGTGCCAGTTGTTCCTGTTGAATATCCATAATCTTTAGGATATCAGGCAGTTCTGCTATGGGGTTATTAGCATCCTCAGCAAAGAGATCCCTTTGTTCTGGTACGCGTATTTCAGGGAAGATATGCCAACGAATACGATCTATTTGTGGTAGGCTGATCATACCACGCATTTTATAGTGGAACATTTCCCAAAGACGTTGTTGAAAAACTTCAGCATCAACGCTTTCTACCATTTCATCTCTACAGATTACAAGATGTTCTGGAATAGCTTCAGCTAATTGCCCCTCATTAAATTGTTTACGGGTAATATTAGTTAGCACTACACCAAAGGCATAAGGAAACATCAATTTACCTTGGCGAGGCCCTCCTGCAAACACTAATTGCGGATCTCTTTCTAAGAGTTTGAGAATAGCCAATATATAGCTACGGGCTTGTTCTAGGGGATTTTTTTCTTTGATCTCACCTCGATCAGTAAGTAGTGTGGCTTGTTCTTTATCTAAGCCTATTAGCGTATCAACTTTCCAATCCTTAACTTCTAAGATTAATAAGCCACGGTTAGGATGGAAAATAATATAGTCAGGATGGAGTGCTTTATTACCAACAGGTACATCGTACCAACATAAATAATCTTCTTCTAATTTTGCTTCTAATAGCCGAGCAAAGCGTTTTTCCCCTGATGTCATACGAGGTAAACAACTATTAAGGGTAGGAATTAAAGTAGCCATGGCTTTTCTTCCTTGAAGAACTGAAGAGTATACTTACATAACAACACAGATAACGCTGTACTTAAAACAGCAGGCTTATATTAATTGTATATAACTTATAAGGTTATATATTACAAGCTATTCACTTTATAATGGATTGTTAATCAATCTTATTAGACTTTAGTCTAACAACTAACTTCTCTACCATATCAATCAACATTTGCTTATCCTCTACAGCAATAGAAGATAACAGAGATTGAAGGTATATAGCCTCATCAGTAGGTCTATTACTGGTTTCTGTGAGTAATTCTGACACAGGACAATCAAATACCTCTGCCATTTCAATGAGGCGTTCCACGGTAGGAATAACAATACCACGTTCTATTCTCGAAACGGCTTCATTACCCAAACCAAGCTTTTCTGCTAATTGTTCTTGTGATAAATCAGCTGCTTTACGGTATTTAGCAATGGCTTTACCTATCATATGGTGCAGTTGAGGTTTTTGTTTCTCTGCGCTTTTAGGTTTTTTTACTGTAGATTTTTTAGCCGATTTTACTGCTTGCGCTTGTTTCGTTTGTTTAGCCAATTTAATACCCTCCATTCATGTTGAATCATCGGGTATTCATGTATTATTTTGAACATCGTAATATGACTATATTCAACCTATATAGTTGAATATTTACTTTTTATGTGGTGAAATAAATAGCGAACTAAATATAGATTCATTTCCAAGTGTTATTTATCTATAAAAGTATTTTATGAAGTTAACCATCTAGTTTTATTTAAGGAGCATATAAATGAGTATAGATCTTGAAGAATATTCCTCTGATCAATTAACCAAGCAAGATTTAATTCAACTTATTGATGATAGAAAATCTTTTAGAGTAGTACAGGTTACTAGTATCTCAACTGTTGTTGGTCGTATAGAAGAAGCTATTGAGTCTCAAGGGTTAAGGTGTAGAGTTTATACTGAGTATAGGTCAGCAGCATTGAGTAGTGCTGTTATCCCGACAGGAGTTACTCAGGCAGTAGGATTATTTTCTGCTATTGGGATAGGGCTACATAATCTTGTTACTTATAATCCAGTGATGGATAGTGTTACTGTAGTATATAAAAAATCATAGTATTCAAATAGTTTTTTGATATTTCTAACTTATCTATTAATTATTTATTTTTAGTAAGGAAATTTCCATGAAAAAATTACTCACTATATTCAGCTTATTATGCTGTTCTGTATTATTTACCCATCATGCTATGGCTGCTCCTAATTTATGGGGATCTAGCTTTGCACAAGGCTTTATTGAATATGGAATTGTTAATGATAAAGGTGATTCTATAATTATTACCTGCAATATAGGAGCAGGTGACGATTATGACAACTCAGTAGCCATATATTTGGCCAGTAATAAGCAATACGAGAATGAAAAAAGTGAACTAGAATTTGTAATTGCGGATGAAAGCTATCCTATCCCCAGTGAAACTGAGACGAGGTCAGGCTCTAATGCATGGGATAGTTTTGTAGGGGCGATTAGTACAGCCACTCAATTTGATGTTTATGTAGATAATAAGAAAATAACGACATTTAGCCCCAAGGCTAACAATGTTAAGAAAGTCTTAAAAGACATGGATTGTAGTTCATTAGTTAATAGATCAGAATAATAGAAACCTTTTTAGTATGAGTATTTATTGATTATATAGCGATAAATACTCATACTAAATAGCCTTAATTAACAATCAGTTAAGGTAGTAAAGATTATAATAATATTTACTGTTTTAGACTAAAGTTTAATGGCATAATAGATGGCTTAATAATGAGTTAATAGATGATAGAGTATTTATTCAATGGTTATTAGCTGTACCAAGGAGTAAAAGGAGTTTAAGGTATGTTTTTTAGTAGTAATACCACCCATTTTACATTGTATGTAGATGGATTAGAGCAAGATCAAAATAGTAACAAACCTATTGATCAAATAACAACTAAGACAAATAATGCAAATTCAACTTTACCTATAGATTTAACCAGTGATTCTGGTGCAAGTGGTTTTAGTGATGCTTTATCAGGTATAGGTGACAAACTATCTTCTTTGTCAGGTGGTTTAACAAGCCTTGATCCGTTTACTGCTTTAAAACAAGCC
This portion of the Entomomonas sp. E2T0 genome encodes:
- a CDS encoding helix-turn-helix domain-containing protein; translated protein: MAKQTKQAQAVKSAKKSTVKKPKSAEKQKPQLHHMIGKAIAKYRKAADLSQEQLAEKLGLGNEAVSRIERGIVIPTVERLIEMAEVFDCPVSELLTETSNRPTDEAIYLQSLLSSIAVEDKQMLIDMVEKLVVRLKSNKID
- a CDS encoding DEAD/DEAH box helicase yields the protein MATLIPTLNSCLPRMTSGEKRFARLLEAKLEEDYLCWYDVPVGNKALHPDYIIFHPNRGLLILEVKDWKVDTLIGLDKEQATLLTDRGEIKEKNPLEQARSYILAILKLLERDPQLVFAGGPRQGKLMFPYAFGVVLTNITRKQFNEGQLAEAIPEHLVICRDEMVESVDAEVFQQRLWEMFHYKMRGMISLPQIDRIRWHIFPEIRVPEQRDLFAEDANNPIAELPDILKIMDIQQEQLARSLGEGHRIIHGVAGSGKTMILGYRAQYLASLVKRPILILCFNRKLAETLEQNMINKGLNEKVQTMNFHQWCNRQLTAYGIPLPNKNDKTPEGTKQFHAECVQRVIENVDRKLIPSGQYDAILIDEGHDFKDEWFKLIVQMINPESNALLVLYDDAQSIYQKKKKIVFSQLGIQARGRTTVLKLNYRNTVEILTVAKTFAEELLHAEERDEDQPPVIEPVGAGTHGPMPLLIKLPKFYQECERIADILIEHNQAGMPWQDMGIIYRWNYMAEQITKSCQKRGIPIKEKKDQPGINLMTMHASKGLEFPLVCIPAVGTPAKYEETKEEEARILYVAMTRATKYLVMTHGDNSYFAEKLEKALEVSSSYA